The following coding sequences lie in one Arachis ipaensis cultivar K30076 chromosome B05, Araip1.1, whole genome shotgun sequence genomic window:
- the LOC107642187 gene encoding ribonuclease 3-like — translation MELWIEEWEKHGTCSLQKFNQSEYFRQAISITEFLDILVVFKKVGIIPHRTKTYSGIDIVNAIKKTKTRRVEPEIVCFQDRSDVLLREIRVCLDANLAEYISCPDTRSKGVILCKTKSNAIKIPV, via the coding sequence ATGGAGTTATGGATTGAAGAATGGGAAAAACATGGAACGTGTAGCCTTCAAAAGTTTAATCAATCTGAATATTTTAGACAGGCTATATCTATTACAGAATTTTTGGACATTCTAGTTGTATTCAAGAAGGTTGGAATAATTCCTCATAGAACTAAAACTTATAGTGGCATTGACATTGTTAATGCAATAAAAAAGACTAAGACTCGTCGAGTTGAACCCGAAATTGTGTGCTTCCAAGATCGGAGTGATGTGTTATTGCGGGAGATTCGTGTGTGCCTGGATGCTAACTTAGCCGAATATATTTCATGTCCTGATACTAGATCCAAAGGTGTTATTTTATGCAAAACAAAGTCTAATGCTATTAAAATACCTGTGTAA
- the LOC107641452 gene encoding F-box/kelch-repeat protein At3g06240-like, with protein sequence MANHSDQIPNDLALEILAKLPVKSLKRFSCVRKSWLNLLENPDFKSMYYENLKSKIAHSSSLILWRLFYQRDKNARSENNVHLLSGERYENMVTLVLPTLVESYGPGEVLECVNGIICHYARSGRDVIIGLWNPKTDEGKIIPPGISDDEPGFDRHVSVHGFGYDNVNDDYKVIQCVYYNYSQMLFEEPVLRIWQIYSLKSNCWKKLDLEITMKENVSRASIAYLNGECHWWGRKFATNELQEQVLVSFNLSTETFRTTSIVWLQENDDSPTRTLVVLNESVTLISSLIKNNRIEISILGEIGVKESWVKLFTFRFGPFPEFCAFRMGNKCDIIFYINGDELASFNVITGKNDHLSEALHLFRRLVRTNFRPNGPIVAIVLSACADIGSISITQEMKEYIFLNRLEYDL encoded by the exons ATGGCAAACCATAGCGATCAAATTCCTAATGATCTTGCACTGGAAATTCTAGCAAAATTACCTGTTAAATCCTTAAAGCGATTTAGTTGCGTGCGAAAGTCTTGGCTAAATTTACTTGAGAATCCTGATTTTAAGAGCATGTACTACGAgaatttaaaatctaaaattgcCCACTCATCATCTCTCATTTTATGGAGATTATTTTACCAAAGGGATAAAAACGCCCGTAGTGAAAATAATGTGCATTTGCTTTCTGGAGAGAGATATGAAAACATGGTTACATTAGTTTTGCCAACTCTGGTTGAGAGTTATGGTCCCGGCGAGGTTCTAGAATGTGTTAATGGCATTATATGTCACTATGCACGATCAGGTCGTGATGTAATAATAGGACTTTGGAATCCTAAAACGGACGAGGGTAAAATTATTCCTCCGGGTATTAGTGATGATGAGCCAGGCTTTGATCGGCATGTAAGTGTTCATGGATTTGGTTATGACAATGTGAATGATGATTATAAAGTGATTCAATGTGTATATTATAATTATAGTCAAATGTTGTTTGAAGAGCCTGTCCTAAGAATTTGGCAAATTTATAGTCTAAAAAGTAATTGTTGGAAGAAACTTGATCTTGAAATAACTATGAAGGAAAATGTAAGTAGAGCTTCTATAGCATACTTGAATGGAGAATGCCACTGGTGGGGTCGCAAGTTTGCCACTAATGAACTCCAAGAACAAGTACTTGTGTCATTTAATCTCAGCACTGAAACGTTTCGAACCACATCAATTGTTTGGCTACAAGAAAATGATGATAGTCCTACCAGAACTTTGGTAGTGCTCAACGAGTCTGTTACTCTAATTTCCTCTCTTATTAAGAATAATCGCATTGAAATATCCATTTTGGGTGAAATTGGTGTGAAGGAATCTTGGGTGAAGCTTTTCACATTTAGATTTGGACCTTTTCCAGAATTTTGTGCATTCAGAATGGGGAACAAATGTGATATAATCTTTTATATCAACGGCGATGAATTGGCTTCTTTTAATGTCATCACGGGTAAA AATGATCATCTATCAGAGGCATTGCATTTATTTAGAAGGCTTGTACGGACAAATTTTAGACCAAATGGACCAATCGTTGCCATTGTTTTATCAGCTTGTGCTGATATAGGATCAATTAGCATAACACAAGAGATGaaagaatatatttttttaaatagattAGAATATGATCTATAA
- the LOC110262468 gene encoding disease resistance-like protein CSA1 produces MSLTVINLDHSNVEEILDISGVPNLVNLSLNMCLNLIKIDESIVFLDRLSVLSAQGCRRLKRFPSIKLTNLVHLCLSRCSSLEHFPKMLGKLNDILTIYSDGTQIKELPSAIKRFCLISHSSMIKHGASFPPALSPPIAMSPDEEKVTSERSEVDVEEEQGSPMAPLEAKHSACKLPDLLHESFTTYLTWFRNVEDLDLSEHNFTVLDESLKELCSLRSLSLNGCRELREIKGIPPNIKYFSARNCISLTYASKYMLLNKELHEDGAKDFVLPSSSIPNWVEHSSNNDSISFWVRNKLPEISLCVLVGPAVDFLRTHICPEFIINSSRGQAEHLESVETSNQLVDHIFITDPKLMKSKVNEVI; encoded by the exons ATGAGCTTGACGGTCATAAATCTTGATCATTCTAATGTAGAAGAGATACTTGATATATCCGGAGTCCCAAATTTAGTAAACCTATCATTGAATATGTGcttgaatttaattaaaattgaCGAATCAATTGTATTCTTAGACAGACTTAGCGTATTGAGTGCTCAAGGTTGCAGGAGGCTTAAGAGATTTCCATCTATCAAGTTGACCAATCTTGTACATCTCTGCCTTTCAAGATGCTCTAGTCTTGAACATTTTCCAAAAATGTTGGGAAAATTAAATGATATACTAACAATTTATTCGGATGGTACTCAGATAAAAGAATTGCCATCTGCTATTAAAAGGTTTTGTTTGATTAGCCATTCAAGTATGATAAAACATGGAGCAAGTTTCCCACCAGCACTAAGTCCCCCAATTGCCATGTCTCCAGATGAAGAGAAAGTGACTTCTGAGAGGTCTGAAGTagatgttgaagaagaacaaGGGAGTCCAATGGCACCTTTGGAGGCAAAACATTCTGCCTGCAAACTACCAGATTTGCTCCATGAATCTTTTACAACTTATCTTACCTGGTTTCGCAATGTGGAAGATTTAGACCTGTCAGAGCATAATTTCACAGTTCTTGATGAAAGCCTCAAAGAACTTTGCTCCTTGAGGTCACTTAGTTTGAATGGCTGCAGAGAACTTCGAGAAATTAAAGGGATTCCACCAAACATAAAGTATTTCTCTGCAAGAAACTGCATATCCTTGACTTACGCCAGCAAATACATGTTACTTAACAAG GAATTGCATGAGGATGGAGCCAAGGATTTTGTTCTTCCAAGTAGTAGCATCCCAAATTGGGTGGAGCATAGTAGCAACAATGATTCAATTTCTTTCTGGGTTCGCAACAAGCTTCCTGAAATCTCTTTATGTGTTCTTGTTGGACCTGCTGTTGATTTTTTGCGTACACACATTTGTCCGGAGTTTATCATCAACAGCAGCAGAGGTCAAGCGGAACATCTTGAATCAGTGGAGACATCCAATCAATTAGTGGATCATATATTTATTACTGATCCAAAATTGATGAAGTCCAAAGTGAATGAAGTGATTTAG
- the LOC107641455 gene encoding toll/interleukin-1 receptor-like protein has product MATTSSSSYFPFTTAFPFTYDAFLSFRGEDTRSGFTGYLYYSLTNRGIKTFIDDEEVGRGKEIASSLFTAIEQSRAAIVVLSKNYASSSFCLDELECVKGKGRLIIPVFYDVDPSDVRKQTGTYGEALAVHENKFNLLSSLYHMFSFQIVLSL; this is encoded by the coding sequence ATGGcaaccacctcctcctcctcctactTTCCTTTCACTACTGCTTTTCCGTTCACCTATGATGCTTTTCTCAGCTTCAGAGGTGAGGATACCCGTTCTGGCTTCACTGGCTATCTCTATTACTCTCTCACAAATAGGGGAATCAAGACTTTCATTGATGATGAGGAGGTTGGGAGAGGGAAGGAGATCGCATCCTCACTTTTCACTGCAATAGAACAGTCCAGGGCCGCAATCGTTGTGCTCTCTAAGAATTATGCTTCTTCTTCATTTTGTTTGGATGAACTTGAGTGTGTTAAGGGAAAGGGCAGGTTGATTATTCCTGTTTTCTATGACGTGGATCCTTCTGATGTGCGGAAGCAGACAGGGACTTATGGAGAAGCATTGGCTGTGCATGAGAACAAGTTCAATTTATTAAGTTCACTATATCATATGTTTTCCTTTCAGATAGTGTTAAGCCTGTAG